From a single Botrytis cinerea B05.10 chromosome 4, complete sequence genomic region:
- the Bcret1 gene encoding Bcret1 — MPPKKKTAGPVEAPAEESSAKKAQESAPEVDGPSVEPENPKRKRATKTRQAPAVVEPAPKRDDDGFAALLEPFYDGKSLTDPISTAKDKWNLVPAFLKVKGLVKQHIDSFNYFVEHEIKDIVKANKRVTSEVDPKFWLEYTDIRVGEPERMDYDDRKPQNEITPNECRLRDMTYAAPIRVDIKYMRGRTIVARKNIAIGRMPIMLKSSKCRLAGKNDRQMAHMNECALDPGGYFVVNGTEKVILVQEQLSKNRVIIEADPKKGIVSASVTSSTHERKSKSYVMLKKERISLQHNILTEALPIVIVLKAMGIQSDHELLLLVAGSDERYQDEFSVNFEEATKLGVHTQHQALEYIGSRVKMGSRARAPGGGPRSRSYVNDALEALANIIITHVPVVGLDFRPKALYICFMVRRVLMAMVNPTLVDDRDYVGNKRLELAGQLLSLLFEDLFKKFNTDLKMNIDKVLKKPNRGMEFDAYNHMQSHGNYITIGMNRAISTGNWSLKRFKMERAGVTHVLSRLSYISALGMMTRISSQFEKTRKVSGPRALQPSQFGMLCTSDTPEGEACGLVKNLALMTHITTYDDEEPVKKLTFVLGAEDIVSMSGKEIYEKGAYVIFVNGTPLALTRQPKKFLNSFRKFRRMGRISEYISIFINHHSTSVHIATDEGRICRPLIIVENQKPKVTKRHLEELRKGTMDFDDFLYKGLLEYVDCNEENDSNIAIRENYINEATTHLEIEPFTVLGAVAGLIPYPHHNQSPRNTYQCAMGKQAIGAIAYNQFSRIDTLLYLMVYPQQPMVKTRTIELIKYDKLPAGQNATVAVMSFSGYDIEDALVLNKASCDRGFGRCQVFRKYSTQLKKYPNRSQDRIADRVIGENGKPIAKHRILGTDGIALVGERINAGEVYLNKESPSNPNSTGMGNDFNLNDMKPAPMGYKLHDHAYIDKVMLSQTENESGVLKVQTRQTRRPELGDKFSSRHGQKGVVGIIVNQEDMPFADSGVTPDIIMNPHGFPSRMTVGKMLELLSGKAGVINGSLEYGTCFGGSNVDVMGQILIDNGFSYSGKDFVTSGITGESLPAYVFFGPIYYQKLKHMVQDKMHSRSRGPRAILTRQPTEGRSRDGGLRLGEMERDCLIAYGASQLLLERLMLSSDAHQVDICETCGLMGYSGWCQTCKSSKGVSTMTMPYAAKLLVQEMLSMNVLVRLKLEDEFPHSGHVRG; from the exons ATGCCTCCCAAGAAGAAGACTGCTGGGCCCGTAGAAGCTCCAGCCGAGGAAAGCTCTGCGAAGAAG GCTCAAGAATCTGCGCCAGAAGTCGATGGACCCTCAGTAGAGCCCGAAAATCCCAAGCGCAAGAGGGCGACGAAAACCAGACAAGCTCCTGCTGTCGTGGAGCCTGCGCCTAAGAGAGATGACGAT GGCTTTGCTGCTTTACTCGAACCATTCTACGATGGAAAAAGCTTGACGGATCCGATCAGTACTGCAAAG GATAAATGGAATCTTGTACCGGCCTTTTTAAAGGTCAAAGGTCTTGTTAAGCAGCATATCGACTCCTTCAACTATTTTGTCGAGCATGAAATAAAAGACATTGTCAAGGCAAACAAGAGAGTCACCAGCGAGGTCGACCCCAAATTTTGGTTGGA ATATACCGATATTCGTGTTGGCGAACCGGAACGGATGGACTATGATGATCGCAAACCACAAAATGAAATCACACCTAATGAATGTCGTCTTCGTGACATGACATATGCTGCGCCAATTAGAGTCGACATTAAATATATGCGAGGAAGGACTATAGTAGCTAGGAAGAATATCGCAATTGGCAGAATGCCTATTATGTTGAAAAGCTCAAAATGTCGGCTGGCTGGGAAGAATGATCGCCAGATGGCTCATATGAACGAGTGTGCTTTGGATCCTGGAGGATATTTCGTTGTTAATGGTACAGAGAAAGTCATTCTTGTTCAAGAACAACTCAGCAAGAACAGAGTTATTATCGAAGCAGATCCCAAGAAAGGAATCGTTTCTGCATCTGTTACTAG TTCTACACATGAGCGTAAGTCAAAAAGTTATGTGATGCTTAAGAAGGAGCGAATCTCTCTTCAGCATAATATCTTGACAGAAGCTTTACCGATTGTGATTGTATTGAAAGCCATGGGAATCCAATCAGATCATGAATTGTTACTTCTAGTCGCTGGATCTGATGAGAGATATCAAGACGAATTTTCAGTGAACTTTGAAGAAGCCACTAAACTTGGTGTTCACACTCAACATCAAGCTCTTGAATATATCGGATCTCGCGTCAAAATGGGCAGCCGAGCCCGAGCACCGGGAGGTGGACCTCGGAGTCGCAGTTATGTTAATGATGCTCTCGAAGCACTCgcaaatattataatcacaCATGTTCCGGTTGTTGGTCTAGACTTCCGCCCAAAAGCACTCTATATTTGCTTTATGGTTCGCCGAGTCCTCATGGCTATGGTAAACCCAACGCTCGTTGATGACCGAGATTACGTTGGTAATAAGCGTTTGGAACTTGCTGGacaacttctttctttgcttttcgAAGATTTGTTCAAGAAGTTCAACACTGATCTGAAGATGAACATTGATAAAGTCCTGAAGAAACCTAACAGGGGTATGGAATTTGATGCATACAATCACATGCAGTCTCACGGCAATTACATCACCATTGGTATGAACCGCGCTATTTCGACAGGAAACTGGAGTTTGAAACGATTCAAGATGGAACGGGCTGGTGTTACGCACGTTCTCAGTAGACTCAGTTACATCAGTGCTCTTGGAATGATGACAAGAATCAGCAGTCAGTTTGAGAAGACTAGAAAAGTCAGTGGACCTAGAGCTTTACAACCTTCTCAATTTGGCATGCTTTGCACATCCGATACTCCTGAAGGAGAAGCCTGTGGACTGGTTAAAAATTTGGCACTCATGACTCACATCACTACctatgatgatgaagagccTGTCAAAAAACTAACTTTCGTTCTTGGCGCAGAAGACATCGTTTCTATGAGTGGTAAAGAAATTTACGAGAAGGGAGCCTACGTTATTTTCGTTAATGGAACGCCTCTCGCACTCACTCGGCAACCCAAGAAATTCCTCAACTCCTTCAGAAAATTTCGACGTATGGGTCGTATTTCGGAGTACATCAGCATTTTTATCAACCATCACAGCACATCTGTTCATATTGCTACAGATGAAGGTCGAATTTGTAGACCTCTGATCATTGTGGAGAACCAAAAGCCTAAGGTTACGAAACGTCATCTCGAAGAGCTTAGAAAAGGAACGATGGATTTCGACGATTTCTTATACAAAGGACTTCTCGAATATGTTGACTGTAATGAGGAGAACGATTCTAATATTGCTATCAGAGAAAACTATATCAACGAAGCGACTACACATCTTGAAATTGAACCTTTCACTGTGCTAGGAGCGGTTGCGGGACTTATTCCATACCCACATCACAACCAATCTCCCAGAAACACATATCAATGTGCTATGGGTAAGCAAGCTATTGGTGCCATTGCATACAACCAATTTTCTCGTATTGATACTTTACTTTATCTTATGGTCTATCCACAACAACCTATGGTCAAGACTCGTACGATAGAGTTAATCAAATACGACAAACTTCCTGCTGGTCAAAATGCCACGGTCGCTGTTATGTCCTTTTCAGGTTACGATATTGAGGATGCTCTTGTTCTTAATAAAGCCTCTTGTGATCGTGGATTTGGACGTTGTCAAGTGTTCCGTAAATATTCAAcacaattgaagaagtatCCTAATCGATCTCAAGATCGTATTGCTGATAGGGTTATTGGCGAAAATGGCAAACCTATTGCAAAACACAGAATATTGGGAACTGATGGAATCGCGTTAGTGGGTGAGAGAATCAATGCTGGCGAAGTTTATCTAAACAAGGAATCcccttcaaatccaaattcaacCGGGATGGGCAATGATTTTAACCTAAATGATATGAAACCTGCACCGATGGGTTACAAACTACACGATCATGCTTACATTGATAAGGTCATGCTCTCCCAAACAGAGAATGAAAGCGGAGTCCTTAAAGTTCAAACTCGTCAAACTAGACGACCTGAGTTAGGAGACAAATTCTCATCTCGCCATGGTCAAAAAGGTGTTGTTGGTATCATTGTCAATCAAGAAGATATGCCATTTGCGGATTCAGGAGTTACTCCCGATATTATCATGAACCCTCACGGTTTCCCATCTCGTATGACAGTTGGTAAAATGTTGGAATTGCTCTCTGGAAAAGCTGGTGTCATTAATGGCTCTCTTGAATATGGTACTTGTTTTGGAGGTAGTAATGTTGACGTCATGGGACAAATTTTAATCGACAATGGATTTAGTTACTCGGGTAAAGATTTCGTCACAAGTGGTATTACGGGAGAATCTCTACCAGCCTACGTCTTCTTCGGTCCAATCTACTATCAAAAACTTAAGCACATGGTTCAAGATAAAATGCATTCTCGATCTCGCGGTCCTCGTGCCATTCTCACTCGTCAACCTACAGAAGGTAGATCGAGAGATGGAGGTCTTCGTTTGGgtgagatggaaagagattgTCTTATTGCTTATGGTGCAAGTCAACTGTTGCTTGAGAGACTTATGTTGAGTAGTGATGCTCATCAGGTGGATATTTGCGAAACTTGTGGATTGATGGGGTACTCGGGTTGGTGTCAGACCTGTAAGAGTTCCAAGGGAGTGAGTACGATGACGATGCCATATGCGGCAAAGTTGTTGGTGCAGGAAATGTTGAGTATGAATGTCTTGGTGAGATTGAAGCTAGAGGATGAATTTCCTCATTCGGGCCATGTGAGAGGATGA
- the Bcglc8 gene encoding Bcglc8 has protein sequence MSSSEAQVLHSPPSPTAKRPKGILKNSFHRSPPFQAPITTSAPPITSPKHVAVPSTPTTSAISDHDVTLQNTLQNAGQRRSSSASRPIRRSSSGSTYNNHDDSNNMRLQWDEANLYLTEQEKSSTMKINEPKTPYAKHYDPAEDADEIRTIDAGDIVVDELDKVKGGYKRNHQRDEEIPGLSLGEPEEAVPEREVEMGEGEEKKVHVAGENGRDADAEMLGMTEEEREKHEKFEAMRRKHYDMANVAGLLGHPEDIDDDEEMR, from the exons ATGTCTTCCTCAGAAGCACAGGTTCTTCACAGTCCTCCAAGTCCTACGGCAAAGCGTCCTAAAG GCATTCTCAAAAACTCCTTCCACCGCTCTCCTCCCTTCCAAGCCCCCATAACCACCTCGGCCCCTCCCATCACCTCTCCCAAACACGTCGCTGTCCCCAGCACCCCCACCACATCCGCCATCTCAGACCACGACGTCACCCTCCAAAACACGCTTCAAAACGCCGGACAACGCCGCTCCTCTTCCGCCAGCCGTCCCATCCGACGTTCCTCGTCCGGATCCACATACAACAACCATGACGATTCGAATAACATGCGTCTGCAATGGGACGAAGCGAATCTCTATTTGACAGAGCAGGAAAAGAGTTCCACGATGAAGATCAACGAGCCCAAAACACCGTATGCGAAACACTACGATCCGGCCGAGGATGCGGATGAGATCCGCACGATTGACGCGGGGGACATAGTGGTGGATGAGCTTGACAAGGTGAAGGGAGGATACAAGCGGAATCATCAACGGGATGAGGAAATCCCCGGATTGAGTTTGGGAGAGCCTGAAGAAGCGGTTCCGGAACGGGAAgtggagatgggagagggagaggagaagaaggttCATGTGGCGGGGGAGAATGGACGGGATGCGGATGCGGAAATGCTGGGGATGacggaggaggagagggagaaacATGAGAAGTTTGAGGCGATGAGGAGGAAGCATTATGATATGGCGAATGTGGCGGGGCTTTTGGGACACCCGGAGGAtatagatgatgatgaggagatgagatga
- the Bcyea4 gene encoding Bcyea4, whose amino-acid sequence MARRRRADSASSQQQASMPAQRRRSTLRDLQASNADGDAVAPKVINAAPSLEKAEMYGINDKRSTSSKLLAMAGRMFIETIPQWLAVGAMLGLIFGGCCSNVFALEAIVKVEKDSGTLMTFVQFIFVAVTSYISQFDRSRPPLFLTPNRVPIRRWIINIVLFFTINVMNNHAFGYNISVPMHIILRSGGSITTLAAGYLWGKRFSRIQIIAVILLTIGVVTAAMFDAQSKDGKVDEDIPSFNTGLVILFVAQVLSAIMGLYTEETYKEYGPHWKENLFYSHILALPLFAPFFPSMYRQFLRLASSAPLSLPLLDVQSLPSDVVSKFSQIYLPSQLVFLAMNVLTQYACIRGVNLLAAASSALTVTIVLNVRKLASLLLSIWLFGNRLSPGTLVGAFLVFFAGGLYGLDGGRKKGPGRLRSSTSNGKVG is encoded by the exons ATGGCTCGAAGACGCAGAGCCGATTCTGCTAGCAGCCAGCAGCAAGCATCTATGCCGGCTCAACGACGTCGTTCCACCCTTCGAGATTTGCAAGCTTCGAATGCCGATGGAGATGCCGTAGCCCCAAAGGTTATTAATGCTGCACCGTCATTGGAAAAGGCCGAAATGTATGGAATCAATGATAAGAGATCCACGTCCTCAAAGTTGCTTGCGATGGCGGGGCGCATGTTTATTGAAACAATTCCGCAATGGTTGGCAGTGGGTGCTATGCTTGGGCTGATTTTTGGAGGTTGTTGCTCAAAT GTTTTCGCGTTGGAAGCCATTGTCAA AGTCGAGAAAGACAGCG GAACTCTTATGACATTTGTTCAATTCATCTTTGTAGCTGTGACCAGCTACATCTCCCAATTCGATCGAAGTCGACCCCCGCTCTTCCTCACACCAAACCGTGTCCCAATACGTCGATGGATCataaatattgttttattcttTACAATTAATGTCATGAACAATCATGCTTTCGGCTATAATATATCAGTACCTATGCACATTATCTTACGATCTGGCGGTAGTATTACAACCTTGGCTGCGGGATATCTATGGGGAAAACGATTCTCTAGGATACAAATTATAGCTGTCATTCTCTTGACAATTGGAGTGGTCACAGCAGCTATGTTCGATGCGCAGTCTAAG GACGGAAAAGTAGACGAAGACATACCCTCTTTCAATACAGGACTCGTCATCCTCTTTGTTGCTCAAGTGCTCTCCGCAATAATGGGTCTTTACACGGAAGAAACCTACAAAGAATACGGGCCCCACTGGAAAGAAAACCTCTTCTACTCACACATTCTCGCACTCCCGCTTTTCGCCCctttcttcccctccatGTATCGCCAATTTCTCAGACTTGCCTCCTCGGCACCACTCAGCCTTCCCCTCCTCGATGTCCAGTCGCTCCCCTCCGACGTCGTCTCCAAATTCTCACAAATCTATCTACCAAGCCAACTCGTCTTTCTTGCTATGAACGTGCTCACACAATATGCATGCATACGCGGAGTCAACTTACTTGCCGCTGCATCTTCTGCACTCACGGTAACGATTGTGTTGAACGTGAGGAAATTGGCTAGTCTATTATTAAGTATTTGGTTGTTTGGAAATAGACTTAGTCCTGGTACTTTGGTGGGTGCGTTCTTGGTATTCTTTGCAGGTGGATTATATGGTTTAgatggaggaagaaagaagggtCCGGGTAGACTTAGAAGTAGTACTAGTAACGGAAAGGTGGGCTAG
- the Bcpho80 gene encoding Bcpho80, with translation MLKSPSLTRSQASPTLYHYAPTATRPSLSRRTSAANKPSPSPQSQPQPQQQSIPQSQPKKWVYVDASTQWSPPMMPSRMADGASPSVEVKVEDPPPEPTIAPEQPNANVLRNINPPIQPESPSMKRRQSAIEDAHTPSKKESLSKRVKPQASVKILPRQYEHCEEEDMVILIASMIAELIQRNDALPPQGGVLTRFHSRSPPGISVLDYLARLAKHATLKPPLLLSMVYYIDQLCASYPAFTITTLTVHRFLITAATVASKGLSDIFWNNSTYARVGGVKLAELGLLELEFLHRVDWKIIPKPEMLTDYYKGLIERNERYKMEGDVTDESDELEDDDEESDEPDTPEQAEVGVDADMSDTKESDAPNHKTESGHEESSRSEGP, from the exons atGTTGAAGTCGCCATCACTGACCAGATCCCAAGCTTCCCCTACTCTCTATCACTATGCACCTACTGCGACACGACCCTCACTGTCGCGCAGAACGTCGGCTGCAAACAAACCTTCTCCTTCgccacaatcacaaccacaaccacaacagCAATCGATACCCCAGTCGCAACCAAAGAAATGGGTCTATGTTGATGCGTCGACGCAGTGGAGTCCTCCCATGATGCCTTCTAGGATGGCAGATGGAGCATCGCCGTCCGTGGAAGTGAAAGTAGAAGATCCTCCTCCTGAACCCACCATTGCGCCAGAGCAACCCAACGCCAATGTATTACGAAATATAAACCCACCAATACAACCGGAATCACCAAGCATGAAGAGACGCCAATCGGCAATCGAAGATGCGCATACTCCCAGTAAAAAGGAGTCCCTCTCGAAGAGAGTGAAACCTCAAGCGTCCGTGAAGATTTTGCCTCGACAGTATGAGCACTGTGAAGAAGAGGATATGGTCATTCTTATAGCTAGCATGATCGCAGAATTGATTCAAAGAAATGAtgctcttcctcctcaagGCGGGGTGTTAACACGCTTTCATTCCAG ATCACCTCCTGGGATTTCTGTTCTTGATTATCTGGCGCGGCTTGCAAAGCATGCAACCCTGAAACCTCCTCTTCTACTTTCTATggtttattatattgatcaACTTTGCGCATCATACCCTGCATTCACAATTACAACATTGACTGTTCATCGATTTTTGATCACAGCAGCGACGGTAGCCTCAAAGGGACTTTCAGACATTTTCTGGAACAACTCTACGTATGCGAGAGTTGGCGGTGTCAAACTGGCAGAATTAGGATTACTGGAGCTTGAATTCCTACACCGTGTTGATTGGAAAATAATCCCAAAACCAGAAATGTTGACCGATTATTACAAAGGGTTGATTGAGCGAAACGAGCGTTATAAAATGGAAGGAGATGTGACGGATGAATCTGATGAATTGGAagacgacgatgaagaaaGCGACGAACCTGATACCCCCGAGCAAGCCGAGGTTGGAGTTGACGCAGATATGAGTGACACGAAGGAGTCAGATGCTCCAAATCATAAGACAGAGTCTGGACACGAAGAGTCTTCACGGTCAGAAGGACCCTGA